From a single Kitasatospora azatica KCTC 9699 genomic region:
- the nuoK gene encoding NADH-quinone oxidoreductase subunit NuoK, with amino-acid sequence MNPVNYLYLAALLFTIGAAGVLIRRNAIVLFMCVELMLNASNLALVTFSRLHGNLDGQILAFFTMVVAAAEVVVGLAIIVSIFRTRHSASVDDSNLMKL; translated from the coding sequence GTGAACCCGGTCAACTACCTCTACCTGGCAGCCCTGTTGTTCACCATCGGGGCCGCCGGGGTGCTGATCCGGCGCAACGCCATCGTGCTGTTCATGTGCGTGGAGCTGATGCTCAACGCCTCCAACCTGGCACTGGTCACCTTCTCCCGACTGCACGGCAACCTGGACGGCCAGATCCTGGCCTTCTTCACCATGGTGGTCGCGGCGGCCGAGGTCGTGGTGGGCCTGGCCATCATCGTGAGCATCTTCCGGACCAGGCACTCGGCTTCGGTCGACGACAGCAACCTGATGAAGCTGTAG
- the nuoN gene encoding NADH-quinone oxidoreductase subunit NuoN — protein sequence MEAAGGNTPSIPAPQIEYGQLSPMLIVFGTAVAGILAEAFLPRRWRYATQVTLALGGLAAAFVAVLVLATQGYGTTKSGLLAMGSVALDGPALFLQGVILLAAVLAVLLYAERRLDPKVDGVPLDAFTAQGSATPGGEQEKQATRAGFAATEVYPLTLFAVGGMLLFPAANDLLTMFVALEVFSLPLYLLCALARRRRLLSQEAAVKYFLLGSFASAFFLFGSALLYGYAGSFRLPEIADVISGVAPATPALATTTQNDALLLIGLAMLAVGLLFKVGAVPFHAWTPDVYQGAPTPVTGFMAAATKVAAFGALLRLFYVAFPGLRWDWRPVMWGVAILTMVVGAILAVTQQDVKRLLAYSSIAHAGFILTGVIATNRQGLSAVLFYLLAYSFVTLGAFAVVTLVRDSKGEATHLSSWAGLGRRSPLLAAVFALFLLSFAGIPLTSGFTGKFAVFQAAAAGGATPLVIVGVLSSAVAAFFYIRVIVLMFFSDPQPNGPAVAIPSAFTATAISLGVIVTLGLGLLPQYFLDLASKAALFVR from the coding sequence ATGGAAGCCGCGGGTGGCAACACCCCGAGCATCCCGGCACCGCAGATCGAGTACGGCCAGCTCTCCCCGATGCTGATCGTCTTCGGCACCGCCGTGGCCGGCATCCTGGCCGAGGCCTTCCTGCCCCGGCGCTGGCGGTACGCCACCCAGGTGACGCTGGCGCTGGGCGGCCTGGCCGCCGCCTTCGTCGCCGTCCTGGTGCTCGCCACCCAGGGCTACGGCACCACCAAGAGCGGACTGCTGGCGATGGGCTCGGTGGCGCTGGACGGCCCCGCGCTCTTCCTGCAGGGCGTCATCCTGCTGGCCGCCGTGCTGGCCGTGCTGCTCTACGCCGAGCGCCGGCTCGACCCCAAGGTGGACGGCGTCCCGCTGGACGCCTTCACCGCGCAGGGCTCCGCCACCCCCGGCGGTGAGCAGGAGAAGCAGGCCACCAGGGCCGGCTTCGCCGCCACCGAGGTCTACCCGCTGACCCTGTTCGCGGTCGGCGGCATGCTGCTCTTCCCGGCCGCCAACGACCTGCTGACCATGTTCGTGGCGCTGGAGGTCTTCTCGCTGCCGCTCTACCTGCTCTGCGCGCTGGCCCGGCGCCGCCGGCTGCTCTCCCAGGAGGCGGCGGTCAAGTACTTCCTGCTCGGCTCCTTCGCCTCCGCGTTCTTCCTCTTCGGCAGCGCGCTGCTGTACGGGTACGCGGGCAGCTTCCGGCTGCCGGAGATCGCCGACGTCATCTCGGGCGTGGCCCCCGCCACCCCCGCGCTGGCCACCACCACGCAGAACGACGCGCTGCTGCTGATCGGCCTGGCGATGCTCGCGGTCGGCCTGCTCTTCAAGGTCGGCGCGGTGCCGTTCCACGCCTGGACCCCGGACGTCTACCAGGGCGCCCCGACCCCGGTCACCGGCTTCATGGCGGCCGCCACCAAGGTCGCCGCGTTCGGCGCCCTGCTGCGCCTGTTCTACGTGGCCTTCCCCGGGCTGCGCTGGGACTGGCGGCCGGTGATGTGGGGCGTGGCGATCCTCACCATGGTGGTCGGCGCGATCCTGGCGGTCACCCAGCAGGACGTGAAGCGACTGCTCGCCTACTCCTCGATCGCGCACGCCGGGTTCATCCTGACCGGCGTGATCGCCACCAACCGGCAGGGCCTGAGCGCGGTGCTCTTCTACCTGCTCGCGTACTCCTTCGTGACGCTGGGCGCCTTCGCCGTGGTCACCCTGGTGCGCGACTCCAAGGGCGAGGCCACCCACCTGTCCAGCTGGGCCGGTCTCGGCCGGCGCTCGCCGCTGCTGGCCGCGGTCTTCGCGCTCTTCCTGCTCTCCTTCGCCGGGATCCCGCTGACCAGCGGGTTCACCGGGAAGTTCGCGGTCTTCCAGGCCGCGGCGGCGGGCGGCGCCACCCCGCTGGTGATCGTCGGTGTGCTGAGCTCGGCGGTGGCCGCGTTCTTCTACATCCGGGTGATCGTGCTGATGTTCTTCTCCGACCCGCAGCCGAACGGCCCGGCGGTGGCGATCCCCAGCGCGTTCACCGCGACCGCGATCTCGCTCGGCGTGATCGTCACCCTCGGGCTGGGGCTGCTGCCGCAGTACTTCCTGGACCTCGCGTCCAAGGCCGCGCTCTTCGTGCGGTGA
- the nuoL gene encoding NADH-quinone oxidoreductase subunit L, translating to MNSLIPLLVAAPLAGAVLLLLGGRALDRFGHWLGTLAAALSFAFGLALFFEMLGRPTDQRAVHVKLFSWIPVAGFKADVAFQLDQLSITFVLLITGVGTLIHLYSVGYMAHDERRRRFFGYLNLFLAAMLLLVLADNYLLLYVGWEGVGLASYLLIGFWQHKPSAATAAKKAFIVNRVGDMGLSIAIMLMFLEFGSFSFGPVFGTAQQASEGKLTAIGLMLLLAACGKSAQVPLQSWLGDAMEGPTPVSALIHAATMVTAGVYLITRSSAIFNLAPTAQTAVVCVGAVTLLYGAIVGCAKDDIKKALAGSTMSQIGYMILAAGLGPIGYVFAIMHLVTHGFFKAGLFLGAGSVMHGMDDEVNMRHYGGLRKYMPITFVTFGLGYLAIIGFPGLSGFFSKDKIIEAAFAKGGTEGWILGAVTLIGAAVTAFYMTRVMILTFFGEKRWQPSAETGHEPHPHESPKTMTVPMILLAVGSVFAGGLLSINSSFLNWLEPVTGHSEGDSPLQPIVVTLLTGACMLVGVGVSYLVYGRNPVPVTPPVGSALTRAARRDLYQDEINHAVLVRPGSALTAALVYFDSKGLDGFVNGLAATIGGISSRLRRVQNGYVRSYALSMFGGTLVLVATTLLMRSV from the coding sequence GTGAACTCTCTCATCCCGCTGCTCGTCGCAGCGCCGTTGGCCGGTGCTGTCCTGCTGCTGCTCGGCGGGCGCGCCCTCGACCGGTTCGGCCACTGGCTGGGCACGCTCGCCGCCGCGCTCTCCTTCGCCTTCGGGCTGGCCCTCTTCTTCGAGATGCTGGGCCGGCCCACCGACCAACGGGCCGTGCACGTCAAGCTGTTCAGCTGGATCCCAGTGGCGGGCTTCAAGGCCGACGTCGCCTTCCAACTGGACCAGCTGTCGATCACCTTCGTGCTGCTGATCACCGGCGTCGGCACCCTGATCCACCTCTACTCGGTGGGCTACATGGCGCACGACGAGCGCCGCCGCCGCTTCTTCGGCTACCTCAACCTCTTCCTGGCCGCCATGCTGCTGCTGGTGCTGGCCGACAACTACCTGTTGCTGTACGTCGGTTGGGAGGGCGTCGGGCTCGCCTCCTACCTGCTGATCGGCTTCTGGCAGCACAAGCCGAGCGCGGCCACCGCCGCCAAGAAGGCCTTCATCGTCAACCGGGTCGGCGACATGGGCCTGTCGATCGCGATCATGCTGATGTTCCTCGAGTTCGGCAGCTTCTCCTTCGGCCCGGTCTTCGGCACCGCGCAGCAGGCGAGCGAGGGCAAGCTGACCGCGATCGGCCTGATGCTGCTGCTCGCGGCCTGCGGCAAGTCGGCCCAGGTACCGCTGCAGAGCTGGCTCGGCGACGCGATGGAGGGCCCGACCCCGGTCTCCGCCCTGATCCACGCGGCCACCATGGTGACCGCCGGCGTCTACCTGATCACCCGCTCCAGCGCGATCTTCAACCTGGCGCCCACCGCGCAGACCGCGGTGGTCTGCGTCGGCGCGGTCACCCTCCTCTACGGTGCGATCGTCGGTTGCGCCAAGGACGACATCAAGAAGGCGCTGGCCGGCTCGACCATGTCGCAGATCGGCTACATGATCCTGGCGGCCGGACTGGGCCCGATCGGCTACGTCTTCGCGATCATGCACCTGGTCACCCACGGCTTCTTCAAGGCCGGGCTCTTCCTCGGCGCCGGGTCGGTCATGCACGGCATGGACGACGAGGTGAACATGCGTCACTACGGCGGCCTGCGCAAGTACATGCCGATCACCTTCGTCACCTTCGGGCTCGGCTACCTGGCGATCATCGGCTTCCCCGGACTGTCCGGCTTCTTCTCCAAGGACAAGATCATCGAGGCCGCCTTCGCCAAGGGCGGCACCGAGGGCTGGATCCTCGGCGCGGTCACCCTGATCGGCGCCGCGGTCACCGCGTTCTACATGACCCGGGTGATGATCCTGACCTTCTTCGGCGAGAAGCGTTGGCAGCCCAGTGCCGAGACCGGGCACGAGCCGCACCCGCACGAGTCGCCGAAGACCATGACGGTGCCGATGATCCTGCTGGCCGTCGGATCGGTCTTCGCCGGTGGCCTGTTGAGCATCAACAGCTCCTTCCTGAACTGGCTGGAGCCGGTCACCGGGCACAGCGAGGGCGACTCGCCGCTCCAGCCGATCGTGGTCACCCTGCTCACCGGCGCCTGCATGCTGGTCGGCGTCGGCGTCTCCTACCTGGTGTACGGCCGCAACCCGGTGCCGGTCACCCCGCCGGTCGGCTCGGCGCTCACCCGGGCGGCCCGCCGCGACCTGTACCAGGACGAGATCAACCACGCCGTCCTGGTCCGCCCCGGCTCCGCCCTGACGGCCGCGCTGGTCTACTTCGACAGCAAGGGCCTGGACGGCTTCGTCAACGGCCTGGCCGCCACCATCGGCGGGATCTCCAGCCGACTGCGCCGGGTGCAGAACGGCTACGTCCGCTCCTACGCCCTCTCCATGTTCGGCGGCACGCTGGTGCTGGTCGCCACCACTCTCCTGATGAGGTCGGTATGA
- a CDS encoding NADH-quinone oxidoreductase subunit M: MTALLTATCAVPAAGAILTAALPAGTSDARRRTTKTVALGVSAATLALTAVVAARFKAGGPRYQLTEHYSWIRSFGISFSLGVDGIGAVLVLLTAVLVPLVMLASWHDADPAPAPEGTLDSNTFEGRRRTQGFFALILSVEAMVIVSFLATDVFLFYVFFEAMLIPMYFLIGGFGDRAGGPDAARQRSYAAVKFLLYNLLGGLVMLAAVIGLYVIAQDQGFGSFDLQTLTGAIADGKLTIDPTAQRALFLGFFFAFAVKAPLWPLHTWLPNAMGEATAGTAVLITAVVDKVGTFAMLRFCLGLFPDASKFFAPAILVLSVIGIIYGALLAVGQKDIKRLVAYASISHFGFIILGIFAMTSQGQSGATLYMVNHGISTALLMLIAGFLISRRGSRLIADFGGVQKVAPVLAGTFLIGGLATLSLPGLAPFVSEFLVLVGTFTRYPVLGIIATLGIVLAALYVLVLYQRTMTGPVKAGISGMADLKVRELLVVSPLIALTIVLGVYPKPLTDLVNPAVADTLSQVHQTDPKPAHPVAFFSYAPLGGEQK, encoded by the coding sequence GTGACTGCTCTGCTCACCGCCACCTGCGCCGTCCCGGCCGCCGGGGCGATCCTCACCGCCGCGCTGCCGGCCGGTACGAGCGATGCCCGGCGGCGCACCACCAAGACCGTGGCGCTCGGCGTCTCGGCGGCCACGCTGGCGCTGACCGCCGTGGTCGCGGCCCGGTTCAAGGCCGGCGGCCCGCGCTACCAGCTGACCGAGCACTACAGCTGGATCCGCTCCTTCGGGATCAGCTTCTCGCTCGGCGTGGACGGCATCGGCGCGGTCCTGGTGCTGCTCACCGCGGTGCTGGTACCGCTGGTGATGCTGGCCTCCTGGCACGACGCCGACCCAGCACCGGCCCCCGAGGGCACCCTCGACAGCAACACCTTTGAGGGGCGCCGGCGGACCCAGGGCTTCTTCGCCCTGATCCTGTCCGTCGAGGCGATGGTGATCGTCTCCTTCCTGGCCACCGACGTCTTCCTGTTCTACGTCTTCTTCGAAGCCATGCTGATCCCGATGTACTTCCTGATCGGCGGCTTCGGCGACCGGGCCGGCGGTCCGGACGCGGCTCGCCAGCGGTCCTACGCGGCGGTCAAGTTCCTGCTCTACAACCTGCTCGGCGGCCTGGTGATGCTGGCCGCGGTGATCGGGCTGTACGTGATCGCGCAGGACCAGGGCTTCGGCAGCTTCGACCTGCAGACCCTCACCGGGGCGATCGCCGACGGCAAGCTGACCATCGACCCGACCGCGCAGCGCGCGCTCTTCCTCGGCTTCTTCTTCGCCTTCGCGGTGAAGGCCCCGCTCTGGCCGCTGCACACCTGGCTGCCGAACGCGATGGGCGAGGCCACCGCCGGGACCGCGGTGCTGATCACCGCGGTGGTCGACAAGGTCGGCACCTTCGCGATGCTGCGGTTCTGCCTGGGCCTGTTCCCGGACGCCTCGAAGTTCTTCGCCCCGGCGATCCTGGTCCTCTCGGTGATCGGGATCATCTACGGCGCGCTGCTGGCGGTGGGTCAGAAGGACATCAAGCGGCTGGTGGCCTACGCCTCGATCTCGCACTTCGGCTTCATCATCCTGGGCATCTTCGCGATGACCAGCCAGGGCCAGAGCGGTGCCACCCTCTACATGGTCAACCACGGCATCTCGACCGCCCTGCTGATGCTGATCGCCGGCTTCCTGATCTCCCGCCGCGGCTCGCGCCTGATCGCCGACTTCGGCGGGGTGCAGAAGGTCGCGCCGGTGCTGGCCGGCACCTTCCTGATCGGCGGCCTGGCCACCCTCTCGCTGCCCGGCCTGGCCCCGTTCGTCAGCGAGTTCCTGGTCCTGGTCGGCACCTTCACCCGCTACCCGGTGCTCGGCATCATCGCCACCCTGGGCATCGTGCTGGCCGCGCTCTACGTGCTGGTGCTCTACCAGCGCACCATGACCGGGCCGGTCAAGGCGGGGATCAGCGGCATGGCCGACCTGAAGGTGCGTGAGCTGCTGGTGGTCAGTCCGCTGATCGCGCTGACCATCGTGCTCGGCGTCTACCCGAAGCCGCTCACCGACCTGGTGAACCCGGCGGTGGCCGACACCCTCTCCCAGGTCCACCAGACCGATCCCAAGCCCGCCCACCCGGTGGCGTTCTTCTCCTACGCACCGCTCGGAGGTGAGCAGAAGTGA
- the nuoH gene encoding NADH-quinone oxidoreductase subunit NuoH, which produces MANVPLAAAYETLGFFGRDPWWLVLLKAVFCFAFLLITVLISIVWERKVVAWMQLRIGPNRHGPWGLLQSLADGVKLALKEDLVVAKADKVVYILAPVVCAIPAFMAFAVIPFGPADNEISIFGTRTPMQLTDLPVALLYILATASIGIYGIVLAGWSSGSTYPLLGGLRSSAQMISYEIAMGLSFAAVFIYSGSMSTSQIVSSQQPTWFAVLLPVSFIVYIIAMVGETNRAPFDLPEAEGELVGGFNTEYSSLKFAMFMLAEYVNMVTVSAVASTLFLGGWRAPWPISTFWAGANHGWWPLLWIVIKIQLLLFFFIWLRGTLPRLRYDQFMKLGWKVLIPVSLVWLVMVASVRALRNEGHGFGQVVLYVGAPVCGVLLLSLLWDFFRKKEKDQPQLGGAAAQQSTPPTEFDPTAGGYPVPPLPGQQLPPVPRRRSRVPQVQPPAEPLQDALNGANQSEGS; this is translated from the coding sequence ATGGCGAACGTCCCACTCGCCGCCGCCTACGAGACGCTCGGCTTCTTCGGCCGCGACCCGTGGTGGCTGGTCCTGCTCAAGGCGGTATTCTGCTTCGCCTTCCTGCTGATCACCGTGCTGATCTCGATCGTCTGGGAACGCAAGGTCGTCGCCTGGATGCAGCTGCGGATCGGCCCCAACCGGCACGGCCCCTGGGGCCTGCTGCAGTCGCTGGCCGACGGCGTGAAGCTGGCGCTCAAGGAAGACCTGGTGGTCGCCAAGGCCGACAAGGTGGTCTACATCCTGGCGCCGGTGGTCTGCGCGATCCCCGCCTTCATGGCCTTCGCGGTGATCCCGTTCGGCCCCGCCGACAACGAGATCTCGATCTTCGGCACCCGCACCCCGATGCAGCTCACCGACCTGCCGGTGGCCCTGCTCTACATCCTGGCCACCGCCTCGATCGGGATCTACGGCATCGTGCTGGCCGGCTGGTCCTCCGGCTCCACCTACCCGCTGCTCGGCGGCCTGCGCTCCTCGGCGCAGATGATCTCCTACGAGATCGCGATGGGCCTGTCCTTCGCCGCCGTCTTCATCTACTCCGGCTCGATGTCGACCTCGCAGATCGTCAGCTCGCAACAGCCGACCTGGTTCGCGGTGCTGCTACCGGTCTCCTTCATCGTCTACATCATCGCGATGGTCGGCGAGACCAACCGGGCGCCGTTCGACCTGCCGGAGGCCGAGGGCGAGCTGGTCGGCGGCTTCAACACCGAGTACAGCTCGCTGAAGTTCGCGATGTTCATGCTGGCCGAGTACGTCAACATGGTCACCGTCTCGGCGGTCGCCTCCACCCTGTTCCTGGGCGGCTGGCGGGCCCCGTGGCCGATCTCCACCTTCTGGGCCGGCGCCAACCACGGCTGGTGGCCGCTGCTCTGGATCGTGATCAAGATCCAGCTGCTGCTCTTCTTCTTCATCTGGCTGCGCGGCACGCTGCCCCGACTGCGCTACGACCAGTTCATGAAGCTCGGCTGGAAGGTGCTGATCCCGGTCTCGCTGGTCTGGCTGGTGATGGTGGCCAGCGTCCGGGCGCTGCGCAACGAGGGCCACGGCTTCGGCCAGGTGGTGCTCTACGTGGGCGCGCCGGTCTGCGGGGTGCTGCTGCTCTCGCTGCTCTGGGACTTCTTCCGCAAGAAGGAGAAGGACCAGCCGCAACTCGGTGGCGCCGCGGCACAGCAGAGCACGCCGCCCACCGAGTTCGACCCGACGGCGGGCGGGTACCCCGTGCCGCCGCTGCCCGGCCAGCAACTCCCGCCGGTGCCGCGTCGCCGCAGCCGGGTCCCCCAGGTCCAGCCGCCCGCTGAACCGCTGCAGGACGCGCTCAACGGCGCCAACCAGTCCGAAGGGAGCTGA
- a CDS encoding NADH-quinone oxidoreductase subunit J translates to MTSTGEAVQFWVLAVIAVGGALGMLTMRKAVHSALCLAATMLALAVCYLAQGAVFLGVVQIVVYTGAIMMLFLFVVMLVGVTSADSLKEQLKGQRVAAVLCGLGFGVLLIAGIANAKLKHFTGLAEANAEGNVQGLARLIFTKYVWSFEVTGALLITAAIGAMVLTHREHVTAPKTQRELAAQRIKDNVQVPPLPAPGVYARHNAVDIPGLLPDGTIAEDSVMSTLRERGQIRDVSQDMLHRMAELEASTADWLGRPPSARPPVTTPAPRTALESAPKEETE, encoded by the coding sequence ATGACCTCCACCGGCGAAGCGGTCCAGTTCTGGGTACTCGCGGTGATCGCGGTCGGCGGAGCCCTGGGCATGCTGACCATGCGCAAGGCGGTGCACAGCGCACTCTGCCTGGCCGCCACCATGCTTGCGCTGGCGGTCTGTTACCTGGCCCAGGGCGCGGTCTTCCTGGGCGTGGTGCAGATCGTCGTCTACACCGGCGCGATCATGATGCTCTTCCTCTTCGTGGTGATGCTGGTCGGCGTGACCAGCGCCGACTCGCTGAAGGAGCAGCTCAAGGGCCAGCGGGTGGCCGCCGTGCTCTGCGGCCTCGGTTTCGGGGTGCTGCTGATCGCGGGCATCGCCAACGCCAAGCTCAAGCACTTCACCGGGCTGGCCGAGGCCAACGCCGAGGGCAATGTGCAGGGCCTGGCCCGACTGATCTTCACCAAGTACGTCTGGTCCTTCGAGGTCACCGGCGCGCTGCTGATCACCGCGGCGATCGGCGCCATGGTGCTGACCCACCGCGAGCACGTGACGGCGCCGAAGACCCAGCGCGAGCTGGCCGCCCAGCGGATCAAGGACAACGTCCAGGTCCCGCCGCTGCCGGCTCCCGGCGTCTACGCCCGGCACAACGCGGTGGACATCCCCGGCCTGCTGCCGGACGGCACCATCGCCGAGGACTCGGTGATGTCGACGCTGCGCGAACGCGGCCAGATCCGCGACGTCAGCCAGGACATGCTGCACCGGATGGCCGAGCTGGAGGCCAGCACGGCCGACTGGCTGGGCCGGCCGCCGTCCGCCCGTCCGCCGGTCACCACCCCGGCCCCGCGCACCGCGTTGGAGTCCGCACCCAAGGAGGAGACGGAGTGA
- a CDS encoding NADH-quinone oxidoreductase subunit G, which produces MTITEPAKTAVELVTLTIDGVEVQVPKGTLVIRAAEQIGTQVPRFCDHPLLDPAGACRQCIVEIEGQRKPVASCTIPVAEGMVVRTQLSSPVAEKAQRGVMELLLINHPLDCPVCDKGGECPLQNQAMSNGQAETRFDGMKRTYQKPVPISSQVLLDRERCVLCARCTRFSQQIAGDPFIDLVERGALQQVGTGEGDDFESYFSGNTIQICPVGALTSAAYRFRSRPFDLVSSPSVCEHCSSGCSLRTDHRRGKVLRRLAGEEPEVNEEWNCDKGRFAFRYAQQRDRLSSPLVRDQATGELVATSWPQALRAAAEGLTGARTAVLTGGRVTVEDAYGYAKFARVVLGTNDVDFRSRPHSAEEADFLAATVAGRGIDLDGSGVTYRSLEAAPAVLLAGLEPEEESPIVFLRLRKASRTGLKVYAIADHRSRGLTKLGGMLLPAAPGTEAEWLGALAAEEPLSDEAGTAAAQLRRPGAVILVGERLAQISGALTAALRLAHATGAQLAWVPRRAGERGALEAGALPGLLPGGRPVTVPAARAEAAAAWGVAELPARLGRDTGQILAAAAHGDLDALVVGGLDLDDLPDPQLAEEALTRVGFVISLELRPSAVTEQADVVFPVAAVAEKAGTFLDWEGRVRLFEAALKPDQLMGRHLHSDVRVLNMLADALGHRLDLPDVTAARRELNAFTPWTSDRPAAPAGHPAPLPRPATGQAVLAGWRLLLDRGTLQQGDEHLAGTRHAAVARLSPGTAAEIGSTGTGGRLRVTGPAGSLVLPLQITPELPDRTVWLPLNSSEGGVYRSLGTTVGHLVTIAPAGEEE; this is translated from the coding sequence GTGACCATCACGGAGCCTGCGAAAACCGCCGTCGAGCTCGTCACGCTCACCATCGACGGCGTCGAAGTCCAGGTCCCCAAGGGCACCTTGGTGATCCGGGCGGCCGAACAGATCGGCACCCAGGTGCCGCGCTTCTGCGACCACCCGCTGCTCGACCCGGCCGGCGCCTGCCGCCAGTGCATCGTGGAGATCGAGGGCCAGCGCAAGCCGGTCGCCTCCTGCACCATCCCGGTGGCCGAGGGCATGGTGGTCCGCACCCAACTCAGCTCCCCGGTGGCCGAGAAGGCCCAACGCGGTGTGATGGAGCTGCTGCTGATCAACCACCCGCTGGACTGCCCGGTCTGCGACAAGGGCGGCGAATGCCCGCTGCAGAACCAGGCGATGTCCAACGGCCAGGCCGAGACCCGCTTCGACGGGATGAAGCGCACCTACCAGAAGCCGGTGCCGATCAGCAGCCAGGTGCTGCTGGACCGCGAGCGCTGCGTGCTCTGCGCCCGCTGCACCCGGTTCTCCCAGCAGATCGCCGGCGACCCGTTCATCGACCTGGTCGAGCGCGGCGCGCTGCAGCAGGTCGGCACCGGCGAGGGCGACGACTTCGAGTCCTACTTCTCCGGCAACACCATCCAGATCTGCCCGGTCGGGGCGCTCACCTCGGCCGCCTACCGGTTCCGCTCCCGCCCGTTCGACCTGGTCTCCTCGCCCAGCGTCTGCGAGCACTGCTCCTCGGGCTGCTCGCTGCGCACCGACCACCGGCGCGGCAAGGTGCTGCGCCGACTGGCCGGCGAGGAGCCGGAGGTCAACGAGGAGTGGAACTGCGACAAGGGCCGGTTCGCCTTCCGCTACGCCCAGCAGCGCGACCGGCTGAGCAGCCCGCTGGTCCGCGACCAGGCCACCGGCGAACTGGTCGCCACCTCCTGGCCGCAGGCACTGCGCGCGGCCGCCGAGGGCCTGACCGGCGCCCGCACCGCGGTGCTGACCGGCGGTCGGGTGACTGTCGAGGACGCCTACGGCTACGCCAAGTTCGCCCGAGTGGTGCTCGGCACCAATGACGTGGACTTCCGGTCCCGCCCGCACAGCGCCGAGGAGGCCGACTTCCTGGCCGCCACCGTCGCCGGGCGCGGCATCGACCTGGACGGCAGCGGAGTCACCTACCGCTCGCTGGAGGCCGCACCGGCCGTGCTGCTCGCGGGCCTCGAGCCCGAGGAGGAGTCGCCGATCGTCTTCCTGCGGCTGCGCAAGGCGAGCCGCACCGGCCTCAAGGTCTACGCGATCGCCGACCACCGCTCGCGCGGCCTGACCAAGCTCGGCGGCATGCTGCTGCCCGCCGCGCCCGGCACCGAGGCCGAGTGGCTGGGCGCGCTGGCCGCCGAGGAACCGCTCAGCGACGAGGCCGGCACCGCCGCCGCACAGCTGCGCCGCCCCGGCGCGGTGATCCTGGTCGGCGAGCGGCTGGCGCAGATCAGCGGCGCGCTCACCGCGGCGCTGCGACTGGCCCACGCCACCGGCGCCCAGCTCGCCTGGGTGCCGCGCCGGGCCGGCGAACGCGGGGCGCTGGAGGCCGGCGCGCTGCCCGGCCTGCTGCCGGGCGGCCGACCGGTCACCGTCCCCGCCGCGCGCGCCGAGGCCGCCGCCGCCTGGGGCGTTGCCGAGCTGCCGGCCCGCCTCGGCCGCGACACCGGCCAGATCCTGGCCGCCGCCGCGCACGGCGACCTGGACGCCCTGGTGGTCGGCGGCCTCGACCTGGACGACCTGCCCGACCCGCAGCTCGCCGAGGAGGCGCTCACCCGGGTCGGCTTCGTGATCTCGCTGGAGCTGCGGCCCTCGGCCGTCACCGAGCAGGCCGACGTGGTCTTCCCGGTCGCCGCCGTGGCCGAGAAGGCCGGCACCTTCCTGGACTGGGAGGGCCGGGTCCGGCTCTTCGAGGCCGCACTGAAGCCCGACCAGCTGATGGGTCGTCACCTGCACTCGGACGTCCGGGTGTTGAACATGCTGGCGGACGCGCTCGGGCACCGGCTCGACCTGCCGGACGTCACCGCGGCCCGCCGCGAGCTGAACGCCTTCACCCCGTGGACCAGCGACCGCCCGGCGGCCCCCGCCGGCCACCCGGCCCCGCTGCCCCGCCCGGCCACCGGCCAGGCGGTGCTGGCGGGTTGGCGACTGCTGCTGGACCGCGGCACGCTCCAGCAGGGTGACGAGCACCTGGCCGGCACCCGGCACGCCGCCGTCGCCCGACTCTCGCCCGGCACCGCCGCGGAGATCGGGTCGACCGGCACCGGCGGCCGACTGCGGGTCACCGGCCCGGCCGGCTCGCTGGTGCTGCCGCTGCAGATCACCCCCGAGCTGCCCGACCGCACGGTCTGGCTCCCGCTCAACTCGAGTGAGGGCGGCGTCTACCGCTCCCTCGGCACCACCGTCGGTCACCTGGTGACCATCGCACCGGCAGGAGAGGAGGAGTGA
- the nuoI gene encoding NADH-quinone oxidoreductase subunit NuoI, which translates to MSESDDKPSLLGPAAGFGVTFTAMFKKRLTEQYPEQKKPTAPRFHGRHQLNRHPDGLEKCVGCELCAWACPADAIYVEGADNTEEERYSPGERYGAVYQINYARCILCGLCIEACPTRALTMTNEYELADSSRKDLIFTKEQLLSGLTEGMVAPPHTMFPGTDEGAYYRGEVTEAAPGTVTQPQHNQDVQEREATS; encoded by the coding sequence ATGTCCGAGTCCGACGACAAGCCGTCACTGCTGGGACCGGCCGCAGGCTTCGGCGTGACCTTCACGGCCATGTTCAAGAAGCGGCTGACCGAGCAGTACCCGGAGCAGAAGAAGCCCACCGCCCCCCGCTTCCACGGCCGCCACCAGCTCAACCGGCACCCCGACGGCCTGGAGAAGTGCGTCGGCTGCGAGCTCTGCGCCTGGGCCTGCCCGGCCGACGCGATCTACGTGGAGGGCGCCGACAACACCGAGGAGGAGCGCTACTCCCCGGGTGAGCGGTACGGCGCGGTCTACCAGATCAACTACGCCCGCTGCATCCTGTGCGGCCTGTGCATCGAGGCCTGCCCGACCCGCGCGCTCACCATGACCAACGAGTACGAGCTGGCCGACTCCTCGCGCAAGGACCTGATCTTCACCAAGGAGCAGCTGCTGTCCGGCCTCACCGAGGGCATGGTGGCGCCGCCGCACACGATGTTCCCCGGCACCGACGAGGGCGCCTACTACCGCGGCGAGGTCACCGAGGCCGCGCCCGGGACGGTCACCCAGCCCCAGCACAATCAGGACGTGCAGGAAAGGGAGGCGACCTCATGA